The following nucleotide sequence is from Pseudobutyrivibrio ruminis HUN009.
ATGCAAGGGAAATCTGCTCATGGATATCGCAGGCTGGGATAAGCTTTTCTGCAAGTGTTACGTTGTAGTTTTCAACCATAACAACCTTGAGATATGGGCTTACCTCTGGATCCTTTGCAATGATTTCTGATAAGCAGAGGATAAGATGAATGATATCCTTTGCGATAACGTAAGCAGGTGCAGCCTTTGCGCCAAAGATAACTGTGATTGGACGAGCTGGCTTTTTGCCTTCTTTGATTTCAAAGTATTTGTTGATTACGTAGAGGGCATTCATCTGCTGACGCTTGTACTCATGAAGTCTCTTAATCTGAATGTCGTATACGCTGTTGTCGTCGATTTCGATGCCTTGTGTTTTTGCAAGGTAGTTCTTGAGAACAGTCTTGCGTGTGTTTTTAACATCAAGGAAACGCTGAACAACTGCATCGTCATTCATGTACTGCTCAAGCTTCTTAAGCTCTGTAGCATCCTTCTTGAAGCCAGGACCAATAAGCTCTTCGATAAGCTTAGAAAGCTCTGGGTTGCAATATAGTAACCAACGACGGAATGTGATTCCGTTTGTCTTGTTGTTGAACTTTTCAGGATAGAGCTCATAAAATTTATGAAGCTCTGTCTCCTTTAATATTTCTGTATGAAGGGCAGCAACACCGTTGATTGATATGCCATAGTGGATGTCCATGTGTGCCATGTGTACAAGACCATCCTTGATAATGGCAACATCAGGGTCTGCAACCTTCTTTGCAATGCGGTTGTGAAGCTCGCGAATGATAGGCATGAGCTGTGGAACAGCCTTCATCATAAAGTGGATAGGCCACTTTTCAAGGGCTTCTGCGAGGATTGTGTGGTTTGTGTAAGCTGTGCACTTTGAAACCACATCAATTGCCTCGTCCATTGTAAGCCCACGAATCTGAAGGAGTCGAATGAGTTCCGGTATAACCATTGATGGATGTGTATCGTTAATCTGAATTACAGCATAATCTGCTAAATCATAAAGGTTTGAGCCCTTTTCTACAGCTTCATCAAGGATGAGCTGAGCTGCATTTGAAACCATGAAATACTGCTGATAAACACGGAGTAATCTACCATTGTCATCAGAATCATCTGGGTATAAGAACAATGTAAGATTCTTTGTGAACTCGCTCTTATCGAAATTAATTCCATCTTTAATAATTGATTCATCTACTGTATCTACGTCGAAAAGATGAAGCTTTGTTGTAACAGAATCATAACCTGTTACATCTATATCATACATGCGAGATGTTACATTGAAGCCACCAAAATCAACCTGATATGTGCGCTCTGTTTTTGTCATCCAGCTGTGCTCTGACATCCATGGGTTTGGTTCCTCGTTCTGCAAATTGTTTTTGAAGACCTGCTTAAAAAGTCCCATGTGATATGCCAATCCAACACCATCACCATTAAGACCAAGTGTTGCAATTGAATCAAGGAAGCAAGCTGCAAGACGACCAAGTCCACCATTTCCAAGTGAAGGCTCAACCTCGATTTCCTCTATTTCTGCAAGAGACTTTCCACAAGCCTCAAGCTCAGCCTTAACCTCATCATATATTCCAAGATTGATAAGGTTATTTGAAAGGAGCTTACCAATCAAAAACTCAGCGCTGATGTAATAAAGCTTTTTCTTGCCACCAGCAATCTCCTTACTTTTAGCCTTATCTTTTACATACTCAAGTAAGCCAACATAAATCTCTTCATTTGTGCACTGATCCATGTGGCGACCAAATCGAATCTTAATATACTCATTTGCAGTCATAATTACCCTCCTAAACTATAGTCCGCCTTTAACCGGCTCAATATATTTT
It contains:
- a CDS encoding glycogen/starch/alpha-glucan phosphorylase, with amino-acid sequence MTANEYIKIRFGRHMDQCTNEEIYVGLLEYVKDKAKSKEIAGGKKKLYYISAEFLIGKLLSNNLINLGIYDEVKAELEACGKSLAEIEEIEVEPSLGNGGLGRLAACFLDSIATLGLNGDGVGLAYHMGLFKQVFKNNLQNEEPNPWMSEHSWMTKTERTYQVDFGGFNVTSRMYDIDVTGYDSVTTKLHLFDVDTVDESIIKDGINFDKSEFTKNLTLFLYPDDSDDNGRLLRVYQQYFMVSNAAQLILDEAVEKGSNLYDLADYAVIQINDTHPSMVIPELIRLLQIRGLTMDEAIDVVSKCTAYTNHTILAEALEKWPIHFMMKAVPQLMPIIRELHNRIAKKVADPDVAIIKDGLVHMAHMDIHYGISINGVAALHTEILKETELHKFYELYPEKFNNKTNGITFRRWLLYCNPELSKLIEELIGPGFKKDATELKKLEQYMNDDAVVQRFLDVKNTRKTVLKNYLAKTQGIEIDDNSVYDIQIKRLHEYKRQQMNALYVINKYFEIKEGKKPARPITVIFGAKAAPAYVIAKDIIHLILCLSEIIAKDPEVSPYLKVVMVENYNVTLAEKLIPACDIHEQISLASKEASGTSNMKFMLNGAVAIGTMDGANVEMHEFVGDDNIYIFGDDSDTVIKRYADASYCSRDYYEKDANLKKCVDFIVSDELLAVGQKENLERLYNELLNKDWFMTFPDFKDYCQTKEKAFADYEDRLTWGRKMVKNIANAGFFSSDRTIAQYNADIWHL